Below is a genomic region from Gasterosteus aculeatus chromosome 2, fGasAcu3.hap1.1, whole genome shotgun sequence.
AACGGGGAAGCATGTGGTGATATGAAAAGGCCAGGAATACACAGGACAGTGTAAGGAAATAGAGTGAATTGAAGGGAAGAAAACCAAAGTGGGCAGACACAGGGGGAGAATACATCAAATGTAAATAAACTTTACTTTGCCAGTTCGGGAAGAAAGCTGTCAGGAAACTTTGCTTTGAGCCAGTGTTTGTAAAACAGCCCACAGCTTTAAGAGGGAGAATCAAGACAAAGCAGGAGAtgctgaggagagaaaaaggacaTGTTGTCTTTGAGTAAATTAGAGCTCCTGTGGATAACTGCACTGAACCATATTCTTCATGAGGATGCGTGGGTGAGGTGCCGCAGGATTAGAGCGAGTGTGGCACAGAGACGGATAAAATAAGAGACCCGGCTCTTTAAAGAATCCAGCAGCATGGAGGAGATTGACAGGTCGGTTAATGTGTGATTCACCCCTTCATCAACATGCAGTCACACTACATAAGAACATCAGGGGGGTACTTCATGTTTTTACCcataatgttttatatttgaaagACTGTGGTGATTATTCAATACACTGCTGGAATCTGTTCAAAAATAAATGCTGCACATGGATCACGTTTCTGCAAGTAATAATTATATTTGCTCTGTGGGAATAGATGTCCAtaatgtctctttttctttctttcacggTGTGCACAACTGTACCAAACAAAAGAGGACTTTTGTGATTTAACTCACCAccaatgtctctctctctctctctctctctctctctctctctctctctctctctctctctctctctctctctctctctctctctctctcatcttcgTTGCAGCCATGAAGTCCGACCGTAAGCGCCTGAAGGTGGAGAAAGCAGACCTGGTGAACCAGATGCAGCAGCTTTATGCCACACTGGAGAGCCGGGAGGAGCAGCTCCGCGACTTCATACGCAACTATGAGCAGCACAGAAAAGTGCGGCACCCATTTCTTATGTCTCCTCTTGTTTGGCTCATTGGTTGGATTTACATTTGCTGGAAAAGGCCCGCAgaagcaacaataacaacaacaatggttttatgaataaaaagcaCTGGTTGTGTGCGTGCTCTGGATAGGAATCTGTTAAGGATGTGTGCACATTCTGCTTTAAGCGTCATAAAGTGTTGTCTTTACCAAGCAAAAGAAAGCATGCGGTAGTAGCTTAACATATACAGCAGAGTTAAGAAGGCAGTGGTACAACACAGGAAGTAGTGACATTGAGCCTTTTACTTAACGGATTTCACACTCACATGTATTTTTCCGAGGGTGCGCGTGTGAAACAATCCATCAGGATCTCTGTGTCCACCAGGAGAGCGAGGATGCGGTGAAGGCACTGGCCAAGGAGAAGGACCTGCTGGAGCGAGAGAAGTGGGACCTGCGGCGGCAGACCAAGGAAGCCACGGAGCACACGGGGATGCTGCGCTCCCAGCTCGACCTCAAGGAGAACCGCATCAAGGAGCTGGAGGCCGAACTGGCCatggtgagacagagagacaaataaTAGCAGTATATGAAGATACAAACAAGAAAGCCCAGATTATAACTACTGTCTTAAGGTACTACGTTATTACTGCATATAGTCAAAGCGCCTTTGAATGTACAGCAGCGCCATCCGTCATGTCTCCAACCCCCAGATGAGTAACTGTGTCAGTCAGAGAATGGAGATCCGGCTGTTTGAGCGGGTCGCAGACAGGGACTACTCTCCTAGGGTCATGGGGGTAAGATGGTCGCCCAGCTTTGAAATTGTGCCCTTGTTGACCCTTCCGCTCCCTGGGAATATCTCCTCCTTGTGACCTAATTGTGGTTTAGCAGCTGCACGTGTTTGACTAACCCTCAGCCGCCCCTGATCGGTCCTCGTGGTCCTAACATCAGTGGTCCCCCCGGATCCCCGCTACGATCACTCTGAATGTGGTTTGAATTGAGCAACGCGATGCTTGGTGGGGAAATATTCTGACAACCAATGATAAGTCCAGCGGTTTgtgattattttctgttttgcatGTCAAAGACTATGATTGATAATCATATAATGGTCGGGCCGCTGGTAGGTGGAGATGATTGCAACAAAGCTGATTGCTTCAGTGTTGATTTGTAGCCTGTTGTTGCTTGGCATGATGTTATAAGATTTGCACAATAACAACAATTGAAGCTTTGTGAAACACCGACCTCTGAGGGCTAATCAGAAAACCCACGCACAAAGAAACGACGCGTTtgacagacacaaaaacacggtTCCCCAGGCTCCTGCTAAAAGACGGGGAATTGTGCTTTGAGACGgggaaatgttttcattaaacttCAAGAAAACCGCCATCATTTCTCCTAATTTTTAAGCCGCACCATCCCCTGACTTTCTTCTCCGAAAGGAGGCAACCGGCATAAACCTCCTCCAAATATTTTGCtcctgcttttttcttctttgggtAAGCAGAGATTTCgcacaacaaaagacaaacatgaaTACAGCTGCATTTTTCATGAGGCACCGATCACATGAGGAGCCCGGGGGGAGAACTCACTTGACTGCCTGCACTTAGTAGACTTAGACTTAGTAGGATTCTGGATACAGAACCGAACAAGTACACGTGCACACATATGACCCATTaataaagacaacaaaacagtgagagagaaagacaccaACTAACTCCAAACAACCCAGAAACCTTTCACTCTCTGCTGTCCGACTCATTGCATCTGTCTGTGTACCTTCTCAAGGCCAAACAGTCTCTGGCGACCCTCAACAAGGATGTGCCCAAGCGTCACTCTGTGGCCATGCCCACGGAAACGGTTGTCAACGGCAACAACCAGGAGTGGGTGATGCACGCTGACCTTCCCCTGACCGCCGCCATCAGACAGAGTCAGCAGACCCTCTACGTCCACGCGGGCCATCCCACTGACAGACAAGGTAGGAGCGACACCTGTACCTGTACCGCCCCTCTAGCCTGTGCATGCTCATGTCAACCTGCTCCTCAGATTGTTGGCCACTGACGATGCCCCGGTGGCTCCATTTCATGCGCTTTATCTAGCAGTTCCAGTGAGCATATTTTTGGCTTTACAGCTTGCATTTGTCTTCGCCCCACACAAACATTTCCTCTGTGTTGGACAGATGGCAGCTGCGGAGAATtcaagtgtttgttttgctcTGCTTGAATTTCACCAACAATTAGAAGGTTAATTGAATTACATATTTACGCAGTGCCAGTCAGACATTTGAACAGATATTGTCATTCAGTTCATTGAGAGTGTGTCACTACTCTTGACTGGTATTGTATATCTATAGTTATATTTGGGTTATGAGGTGTCAGTTAATTgatcttcagaatcagaatcactTAGTTGACTCCGGTTTCCACTTTGTTCTCCGCATACAAACATATAAACAAGAAAATAAGTGTAGGCATTTAAGCGACTGTACAATCTAGTTATAAATATGTATCCCAAGACTATGTATGTGAATATGTGAATTTAAACTGTACAACAAAGACAACAGCTGACATGATGcaaatgggggtgggggggagggcgtAGTCTGATTGATTGTTTATCAGAAGAAGCTTGGGAAGAAGCTGTTCCCGTGTCTGGTTTTGGCATTCAGTGCTCTGTGGCGCCTACCAGAGGCCAGGAGATGGAACAGGTTGTTTCCAGGGTGTGACGGTCTGCAATAACCTTTCCTGCCCGTTTCCTGAGTCTGGAGATGTATATGTCCAGGATGGGGGGGCAGGCTGGAGCCTTCTTCTAAGGAAAACTTTCTACAAcgctttttcttttatattggCGTTTTTTTGGCTcctcttttttacttttcaggCCCATCGCAGAATTTGCTCCTGCAGCCTCAGCATTTAACTGACTTGTGCTCACGTAGGCAGAGCCGAAAGAATTCCTTTAGTGAACCATGGCTCACCCTACAGCCACACATTTGCCGCTAAAGTGCATAGCAAACTGCTAGCCAAAGCAAGAATAGTAAGACGGCAGGCGCCTATAAAGAAAGTTCTACACAAACTAGCCATGCTTCCAAACAGAGAAGGCGTCCGTCTTAATTCTCCTCGAGATTGTTTAAAAGGGCTCATGTGGAGGAAGAAGCAGACAAAGAAAACATATGAATAGTTGCAAACCCCCCAAATTGCCATTTAATTGGTCGAACAGTATGTatatcattttcatttccaCTGTCAAACACATCCTCTGTGAGGCCGTTTTCACTGTTGCTTAGCAACTACAGATGATTGCGAATAATTCCAAGCAGTTGGTCAGGGGCTTTTAACATATATTTTCTTCTAGGTATCTAGTGGCCCTGTTTAGAAGAATAAAATGTGCCCCGATCACCCCGTAGCACCCCAAAGAGAAAACGAGTGTTGTCTGTTCTCCCTCTTTTTAGTGGCCGCCGTGCGAGTGAGCCCGTGCCACTCGCGTCAGCCCTCCGTCATCTCCGATGCCTCGGCGTTGGAGGGTGACCGCTCATCCACACCAAGCGACATCAACTCCCCACGCCATCGGACTCACTCCCTCTGCAATGTAAgagccgcctccccccccccgccaccaccGCCCCCCGAGTGACCACCTCCTCTGTAGTACCCGCCGGCTGTACTGCTTCCCCGCCGTTGTCCTTTCCATCCGCCGTCGCTCCGGCTGAACTCGTGTTTGCCCCACGCAGCGTGTCGTGTGCTCGTTCTGCAGCTGTGACAGGAATTAATGTGAAGACCAGTTTGTGGGTTGTTGCATAATTGCATGCCTGGCAGCATGTCAAGggacacttccccccccccttgtggTCTGATCTTTATCTTCGCTGCTCTTTTGTCGCCCACTCTGCACCACTTCCGCTGGTTTCTCCGCTCTTGTATCGCTCCGTTTCCTCCTGCTCGTGTTTTCATcgcctccttccctctgctgTCTTCTTCTCCCCGCCAGTCCCTAGAAGATCTGGAGGAGGCGAAGcgtaagaagaagaaagagaagatgggGCTGGGCTCTCTGTCGCGTGTTTTCGCCCGGGGGAAGCAGCGCAAGTCCCTCGACCCTGGTTTGTTTGATGGTACTTCAACGCCTGATTATTACATAGAGGAAGATGCAGACTGGTAAAGCACACATGTCCGAGCGAACCGGCTCTGGAGAGCCCGTTTGGCGCTGATCAGAAGacagcattgtgtttgtgtgtgtgtatgtgtgtgtgtgtgggtgtgtgtgtgtgtgtgtgtttgatgtcagCGTGTACAGATATAATGACGTGTGTGCCcgtacactctcacacacatccCTGCTTccatgtgtgtgagagtgttgcATGCGTGTGTCGCCCAGTGGTCAGACGCCACGCGAGGAGCCGGGGGGGGCTAGAATGCACCTGTGTGTATGTACAGTCCTGTAAATAGAGTGGACAGTGTGACACGGCGACCCTGTGGATATGTTCTATTGTATCTGCTCTCCAAGACGACTGTGTTACTGGATCTTTTAATTGTTCTCTCGattttgaccttttgttttcactCAACTGGAAACTTGAAGGACTGCTGTACTTGTAAATAACCACAGTTGATGTGCACTTTGTGCGTGTAAATGTCTCCCTGTCCTGAATGCCTTCTGTTGATTTTGACATGTACTCCCCCTCCTCGCACCACCTTTTAACTTGAGCTCCTCCCTGTTTATTGTCCTGCTTGGtccatccccctcctcccacactgccATGATGAGAACAGTTTCCTGTCGGCAAACATGCAGACTCCTCAAATCCGCCTCTAATTCGGTCGCATAACAAACCTCTCAGCCGCCAACATAACTGCACTTCTTGATGTTTCGCTCAAACGGGACTTCAAAGACGCTTCTGAGCGAGGAATAAACTTTCTATGCAAAACAGTCTGTTCCACATCAACATGAAGCCAAACAgggaatgtaaaaaaatgtgttttctatctGTCAAGATAGAAGGTACTTTGCTAAGCTACATGTGTGACATGCATGCACAGAGTCCCAGTCGCCACGTGCATGTGGAACAAAACCCTGCTCAACATGAATGTCTTTCTCTGCAAATATTGCAGAGGAGGGGAATAAAATAAGAGAGGTCCGTTACTCATTTTGAGATGTTTATGTTTATTCACGGTTTTTCCATGGTTGGAAAGAGGTTTTTGAATTTACTTCTGATCAATGTCAGAAGCTTAACATAACAAACTAAACGGAGAACGTTTTAATCTGCACCTACAAGGCTCTTTTTGTGTAAACTTACATTTCAAATATATTAAAGGTCAGTCCCACAGTCACAAAGAAAGCCCAGCACTACCCTTTGAACGCTTTAGTAATTATCCCACTTATTCATGAGGCTTTGTACCATTTCCCTGCTGTAGGATCTTACAGTAGCTTGTAactttattattgtattaataCTTAAAGGCTGTTAGGGGGTAGAATCATTCCGGGGAAAGTTAGTACAATAAAAGAAAGCTATTATCGTGGGGTAAGTAAGATATTGTAGGTATTATAATGGTGGTCAAGGCTTTTCCAAACCTCAGGAATTAGGTTACATTACCAGAAAATCTGAACTTCAATTTAGGCCTGAATTTAGAGCAGACATTAAAAGAACTGTTATAACAATAATGAGTGCCAACCCAGCAGCTGAGAAATCCGATTCAAGCAGGCTAATCAAACTGAAGCAAACGTATATACCTTCTCCCATGACCCCCACATTCTGAGGCCGTTCAAGccagctggagaaaaaaaaaagcaattaacTTTGTGCCAAAGGTTAATAGTCTTTCTTCAAGCACAAGAATGCCTAAAGACGTTGGATTATTTTCATCCATTCATTGGATGGAGCCGGAGTCTGCACTGCCACCCCCAGGAAATCGCTTCTCTCCCCGATATTAAACTAACACTGCGTATTTGTCAGGCTCATGTGAACCACCACAGAGTCGCAGATTACCACGGAGCTGTGTTCAACCACAGTGCCGCGCAAAGATTAGCATTCAGCTCAGGCGGCATTTGGGCTCGCAGATTTTAgatattcattcaattcaattcatagTGAAGTCTATTTAATTGTATGTACAAGAACAACAGTTCATCCACTTTATTTCATTAAGCATTTAATGACATGTGGAAGTCTTGGCTGTTTTTTCATTCAGCCAACCTCTGCTGAGGGGAAAAAGAACatatcaaatgaaaaacagtGTATGATTTTTATGTTTTGAGCCGCGgcctccttgttgttgtttttgtttatttccacaaatattttactttttgtaaattacagaaataaaattaatattattattaaagagtttttatttaaagttaaaGATGTAGGCCTCATGGGAGGACTTCTATTGTGGGGTCCCGAGATGTTTAGAAGTGGATATAGTAGCAAACTTTTAAAGGCATGGCAACAAATTTACGCTCAAAAGAATTAAGAATaagattattttaaaataaaaatgaataacgtTGAACTTCCATGTGGCTGTCCTCTCTTTCCCGgtgttaacgtgtgtgtgtgtgtgttcacatgttcATTTGTCTTGGTGTGGCTCTAACTCTGATTCGTCCCACTACGCTGGAGGTGCGTTGGCCTCCCTCAACCCTGCAAGTCCATCTGTGAGAGGACTGCGTCACCAAAAGCTTCCAAATGGCCTCCTTTCCTGTCCTTCCCAATTGTAAttccttatttaaaaaaaggaaaacattccttctttctctttgaTACGGAAATCAATGATCAGAAAACAGAAGAGATTGAAAAGGAAGCCATGTCAGATTGTTGGAGCACTACTCATATTTGTCAGCACACGGTGTCAATAATGTTCTGCTTTgatttgacccctgacctctaaCACTGACCCCTCCTGCCTGACCTCCTCCGGACTCTCAACACAGTGAAGTGAGCCAAGAAGTAGTCAATCAGACTCAGTGAGACCAAGGTACTAAAGTTCCAATTGCTATGACTATGAGCTGTGCTGCTGGGGTTGCAAGCTGTGTTTGCAGACGCCTGCTAACTCTCAAGCAACATCTCAGAATGGCCTTGGAACTGAGCACTTCTTCAAGTTCTATTTACTCATGCAAATCAGCCCAAAAACGATTCAGTGCTGCCGTGTGCTGTGTGTGCTATCGGAAGTAACAGATGATAACCGATAACCCCTCCGCCCCCACCTCAACAGCATATCTTTCCCTCAACAGATTCTCATGAATCAAGCAGATTACACACTAGTTTCATTCTTATTCGCTGTCTTGTAGTTTATGTTACATTTGTGTCTGTAAGGTAAATGTGATGCTACAGCCAGCgtccggttagcttagcttagcttagcttagacTATAAACAGTCCGGCTGCAGCTCCTAAAATGTCAAACTCCTCCTTTAAACTTAAATTATAGCCAGCTGCCGAAAGAAAGCAAATAAGCACAGTTTTCTACATCTAGATCTGTTTACTCTCTACTCATCTTAAATggaataatttattttgaatgtacaTCTGGACTCTTGATCCATTCAACTGTAAAACATTCTTCGACGCAAAGTCTTAAAATGTAACACATCTTGCTCAGCACTCTGTTCTCCTGCATTCCTCATTGTGCAGTCACAGTGTGAAGCGCTGCTTTGTTGCAGTAATAGCATCCACTGTGCGTTGCTATTGAAGGGCATGTCTACGGATTGATTGCTTGAACAAAACCGTTTCCTGTGTCTTACATGAAGTGCAAACACTGCTGTTCTTTCCACACAAAAGCCCTCACCATCCATCACTGTTGACAAAACGCACTCGTGGCCTCACGTGAAGGATCAAAACCGTTCACAGTAGTGCGGCCACAGCGCGGCACGAAGTCGTCTCGACCCTTTCAGCTttcagtgtctttttttaaaaaatgacatgaGGGTCATCTCCACAATGGGACGAAACCTCGCTAATAGAGTCCAATCTTCAAACAGTTTGGCCTTAAACCGGATGTCAGATAGTCGATtcggatgtgtttttatgtggcACACCTTGGAAAGAACTTAAAGACAGCCCTTTTATCTGGGCAAGACTGCATTTCTGTCCAAAAAGGAGATGTATTCAGCCTCGCGTGAATTGCTCTGAGAGGGTCACTTAGTGCACATTCAGTTTACATATAGCTCTTAGATGGGCACAAACAAGCACCCGAGTTGAGAAGAGTTACTTACGTTGAGTTGAATACAATCCTGCCATCATTTaatgttgaatgtgtttttgaacAAGAACATAAAGGGAGCTTTCTATTTGGAAACAGGGAGACAAAGAGCGTTTTGTTGCGGTCTGATTCAAGGTGGAAGGCTCCAGGCAGCATTTCAAACTGAGTCACAAAGCCAGCGTCATTCCGTctcacatttctattttttcacTGAAACGAGCCGGGTGTTTTTGGGAGCTCAACATTCTGAGGCAGTCCTTTATACCTGAATCCTCAGGTGGATGCTTCTGTTTCAGGCCTGCTTGGCACTCACTGGTTGAGCCGTAAGGGTATTGATGGTATTGATGTAGAGGTTCTCTGAAAGTATTAGACAAGACCTGTGAATTCTGTCAGTGTCATTTTAGttctcaaaaaaagaaacattaagcTTTACACTAGCTTTACTTTCTCTCTAAGCAACACCTCACATCTCAAGTGAAGGAGCGGTGGGAATGGAATGATGCAATCAGAGCAATGTCCACTCTTAAAGGGAACACTTTGTGCTATTCGATGCTATAACGATGAGCCCAAAACTGGTACCAAGAGGCCCCTCGCTGGTGAAGACAGGGAAATGTTTCTTGGTTAAACAAAGTGAGCTGCGTTGTTGGTCCATATATTTAAAATCTGAGAACAAAGGTGAACAGAAAACATTTGGCACAATTTAGTAAAATAATAACCAAGCgttctatttttttaataatctaaGGGGCATTTAAAGAACAATTAACCCTATGGTTGATTTGTAAGTCAGATTTCCTAATGCATCAAAATGGAACTTAATTTTCCACATTGCAGGCTTTTTGTTTCCATGGAACTGTTGCTGTCGGCTAATTTAGACAGATTAGACCGCCGTGTTAATTCAACAGCCTAACAGCTGCCTGTTTAATGGACTTCTTAAGTGATGAGCTTGTTCATAAAAGCTGCAACTTTGTTTACAGCCTCCCTGGCAAGCGTTTGGCTCGTTGCCGCGCAGCCAAGAGCCAGTGAAGTTGGTTGAAGCGTGACCGTTATGCAGAAATCACGTCTATTTCCGTTCCCCCGCTGAGCGGATTTTATGTTGAACTGACCTAAAACAGTTTTCCGTATGTTGTGATTTAACGTTTTGCTTTTTCATTGCTCACTATGCCCACTACCACCCGTGCCTTCGCTCACGCCTTCAACTACATCCctcacatgccccccccctcctcctccaccgccctCCCGCTTAGACTCAGACTGCCTCTCCAGCCCCACCCGCCACAGCCTGTCCGACGGGTCCGAGGACCAGCTGGACCgcctccagcaggtggagctggcCAGGATGACGCCCATGTCCCAGTGGAGGGCTGGGACCGTGCAGGCCTGGCTGGAGGTTGTCATGGCAATGCCGATGTACATCCGCAGCTGCTCAGAAAATGTCAAGAGTGGAAAGGTAGGATTAAAGCACACACACGATGCGGGTGCCCTCACTTTTGTGCATCTCTCTTAGACACTTGGTGTCTTTGGTCACTAAGCAGTATCAGTATTTGGCAGGTGTTACTCGGACTGACGGATGAGGACCTGGAGCTGGGTTTAGGTGTCAGCAGTTTAATGCATCGCCGGAAACTCCGCCTGGCCATTGAGGATTACAGGGACGCTGAGAATGGAAGAGGGTGAGTGATTCATCTGGAAACCTGTACATTGTGTGACAGCGTAGGAGGGCCATCTGTTGGTGAGTTATAGTAACAGCATTTACAAATGACAACggtgactttaaaaaaagggataTTTAGCATTAGTCTCCCAGTATTTACGCCAGGTTTGCTCCCTTTGCACTCTGATTAATGCGAGTCAGTCCAACTGCAAAACCTCCATAATCCACATTCGACCAGAAATAGAATTGTAATCTGTCCAGAGTGTTtctctgatttaaaaaaaaagtatattaactacacacacacattaaaagttTTGATCTCATGACAGTGTTTTGTCAAAATTAGAAGCactttcattttaattcattctaAAATTACCATCATCGCCACATTTGACAGCAATCCATCCGAATGTCTAGACATTCCACTTAGAAGCACAAATGGCAGCCTGATTGTGAGCAGAGATCAAAGTCTGTAGGATTAATCCTCTGGAAACCAATAGCTGTTGATATATTTAAGTCTGAAGGAAGGCGATGGATCAAACCAAAGACAATAAAGCCAGTGGTACCTCTTTGTGGAATGAGTGTGTGCTGTTTGCAGGCTGTCCAAGGCTGCAGACATGGACCACCACTGGGTGGCCAAGGCCTGGTTAAGCGACGTGGGCTTGCCGCAGTACTCCCAGGCCTTTCACAACCACTTGGTAGACGGGCGTCTGCTGAACTCCCTGACGCGCCGCGACCTTGAGCGCCACCTTAACATCACCAAGACGTTCCACCAGGTCAGCTTGCTGCTGGGCATCGAACTGCTGCACTTACTCAATTTTGACAAGGAGGTAAGAGAGTTTCAGCCCCGTGTTCACAGGCAGAGGACAACAGGGACTAGATGCGCTAGATGGAAACAGATTTGTTTAATCGGTTTCCAGGCGCTGCAGGCTCGCCGGGTCCAGTGTGAGCACCAGAACGTGGACCCGTTGGTGTGGACCTCTCATCGGGTGGTGAAATGGATCAAAGATATTGACTTGaaggtgaggacagagagagacggaataCAACTTGAAAACAATCAGAGGTTTCACCTCtatctaaaaatatatattatccTTCTTAGACTGAAATATTGAAACAAAAGTTGAAGCCACAGTCTCTGCAACAAAACCAATAGTTGGATCAAAGAGCGCGATAGAGGGGTTTTGTTAATGTATCTCTAAGCTCTCTAGGCCGATGCTGCAATATGGATATTCCAAGTCAACATTGTCTTGACATGGGACAACATGTTGCCACATTCAGGGTGTGTAGAGACACGGCTGACCTGGACCTGTGCTGACATCAACAAATAAAGCATGTTGTTTGTCTAACATCCTATCAACAACCTTATTTTCATCCTCCCATCCAGGAGTTTGCTGAAAGTCTTCTAAGCAGTGGAGTTCACGGCGCCGTCATGGTGCTTGACCCCACTTTTAACATTGACGCCATGGCAACCGCCCTGGGGATACCTAACAACAAGCACATGATTCGCCGACACCTTGTGGAGGAGATGAAAACC
It encodes:
- the kazna gene encoding kazrin-A isoform X3; amino-acid sequence: MVLSAVQSLNSLNDQIASIMVTGPKPLEQEQPVFPPPEKEPLQKSMTLMRHLLVDAQAKILKMMDDNKQLAQRIDGAIQSASQEVTNLRSELSATSRRLAELGASDCASVLETPQQNHNDPSSHPRQRPSATDLCYKTEISSLMDFNSPDASLDKVLLREEVAQLQEEVHLLRQMKDMLSKDLEETQGGCSADVLSATELRVQLAQKEQELDRAKEALQAMKSDRKRLKVEKADLVNQMQQLYATLESREEQLRDFIRNYEQHRKESEDAVKALAKEKDLLEREKWDLRRQTKEATEHTGMLRSQLDLKENRIKELEAELAMMSNCVSQRMEIRLFERVADRDYSPRVMGAKQSLATLNKDVPKRHSVAMPTETVVNGNNQEWVMHADLPLTAAIRQSQQTLYVHAGHPTDRQVAAVRVSPCHSRQPSVISDASALEGDRSSTPSDINSPRHRTHSLCNSLEDLEEAKRKKKKEKMGLGSLSRVFARGKQRKSLDPGLFDDSDCLSSPTRHSLSDGSEDQLDRLQQVELARMTPMSQWRAGTVQAWLEVVMAMPMYIRSCSENVKSGKVLLGLTDEDLELGLGVSSLMHRRKLRLAIEDYRDAENGRGLSKAADMDHHWVAKAWLSDVGLPQYSQAFHNHLVDGRLLNSLTRRDLERHLNITKTFHQVSLLLGIELLHLLNFDKEALQARRVQCEHQNVDPLVWTSHRVVKWIKDIDLKEFAESLLSSGVHGAVMVLDPTFNIDAMATALGIPNNKHMIRRHLVEEMKTLIGPARTDTKQDYEHLGLGTPPPLLRQNSAGRPPSSTGRHTDDEGSLRRRAVKPPTGFSPKTRNGRDLCCHSSNGSLPRDVRDPTPPRSEGSPIHGYTSVEVTNV
- the kazna gene encoding kazrin-A isoform X8 — protein: MMDDNKQLAQRIDGAIQSASQEVTNLRSELSATSRRLAELGASDCASVLETPQQNHNDPSSHPRQRPSATDLCYKTEISSLMDFNSPDASLDKVLLREEVAQLQEEVHLLRQMKDMLSKDLEETQGGCSADVLSATELRVQLAQKEQELDRAKEALQAMKSDRKRLKVEKADLVNQMQQLYATLESREEQLRDFIRNYEQHRKESEDAVKALAKEKDLLEREKWDLRRQTKEATEHTGMLRSQLDLKENRIKELEAELAMAKQSLATLNKDVPKRHSVAMPTETVVNGNNQEWVMHADLPLTAAIRQSQQTLYVHAGHPTDRQVAAVRVSPCHSRQPSVISDASALEGDRSSTPSDINSPRHRTHSLCNSLEDLEEAKRKKKKEKMGLGSLSRVFARGKQRKSLDPGLFDDSDCLSSPTRHSLSDGSEDQLDRLQQVELARMTPMSQWRAGTVQAWLEVVMAMPMYIRSCSENVKSGKVLLGLTDEDLELGLGVSSLMHRRKLRLAIEDYRDAENGRGLSKAADMDHHWVAKAWLSDVGLPQYSQAFHNHLVDGRLLNSLTRRDLERHLNITKTFHQVSLLLGIELLHLLNFDKEALQARRVQCEHQNVDPLVWTSHRVVKWIKDIDLKEFAESLLSSGVHGAVMVLDPTFNIDAMATALGIPNNKHMIRRHLVEEMKTLIGPARTDTKQDYEHLGLGTPPPLLRQNSAGRPPSSTGRHTDDEGSLRRRAVKPPTGFSPKTRNGRDLCCHSSNGSLPRDVRDPTPPRSEGSPIHGYTSVEVTNV
- the kazna gene encoding kazrin-A isoform X10, which codes for MDFNSPDASLDKVLLREEVAQLQEEVHLLRQMKDMLSKDLEETQGGCSADVLSATELRVQLAQKEQELDRAKEALQAMKSDRKRLKVEKADLVNQMQQLYATLESREEQLRDFIRNYEQHRKESEDAVKALAKEKDLLEREKWDLRRQTKEATEHTGMLRSQLDLKENRIKELEAELAMMSNCVSQRMEIRLFERVADRDYSPRVMGAKQSLATLNKDVPKRHSVAMPTETVVNGNNQEWVMHADLPLTAAIRQSQQTLYVHAGHPTDRQVAAVRVSPCHSRQPSVISDASALEGDRSSTPSDINSPRHRTHSLCNSLEDLEEAKRKKKKEKMGLGSLSRVFARGKQRKSLDPGLFDDSDCLSSPTRHSLSDGSEDQLDRLQQVELARMTPMSQWRAGTVQAWLEVVMAMPMYIRSCSENVKSGKVLLGLTDEDLELGLGVSSLMHRRKLRLAIEDYRDAENGRGLSKAADMDHHWVAKAWLSDVGLPQYSQAFHNHLVDGRLLNSLTRRDLERHLNITKTFHQVSLLLGIELLHLLNFDKEALQARRVQCEHQNVDPLVWTSHRVVKWIKDIDLKEFAESLLSSGVHGAVMVLDPTFNIDAMATALGIPNNKHMIRRHLVEEMKTLIGPARTDTKQDYEHLGLGTPPPLLRQNSAGRPPSSTGRHTDDEGSLRRRAVKPPTGFSPKTRNGRDLCCHSSNGSLPRDVRDPTPPRSEGSPIHGYTSVEVTNV
- the kazna gene encoding kazrin-A isoform X7, translated to MRSARGTAEQTALAGGGEQSAQGERGAGMTSCSSRRAAADRLPRWICISPEAGRMGTSGDPSSHPRQRPSATDLCYKTEISSLMDFNSPDASLDKVLLREEVAQLQEEVHLLRQMKDMLSKDLEETQGGCSADVLSATELRVQLAQKEQELDRAKEALQAMKSDRKRLKVEKADLVNQMQQLYATLESREEQLRDFIRNYEQHRKESEDAVKALAKEKDLLEREKWDLRRQTKEATEHTGMLRSQLDLKENRIKELEAELAMAKQSLATLNKDVPKRHSVAMPTETVVNGNNQEWVMHADLPLTAAIRQSQQTLYVHAGHPTDRQVAAVRVSPCHSRQPSVISDASALEGDRSSTPSDINSPRHRTHSLCNSLEDLEEAKRKKKKEKMGLGSLSRVFARGKQRKSLDPGLFDDSDCLSSPTRHSLSDGSEDQLDRLQQVELARMTPMSQWRAGTVQAWLEVVMAMPMYIRSCSENVKSGKVLLGLTDEDLELGLGVSSLMHRRKLRLAIEDYRDAENGRGLSKAADMDHHWVAKAWLSDVGLPQYSQAFHNHLVDGRLLNSLTRRDLERHLNITKTFHQVSLLLGIELLHLLNFDKEALQARRVQCEHQNVDPLVWTSHRVVKWIKDIDLKEFAESLLSSGVHGAVMVLDPTFNIDAMATALGIPNNKHMIRRHLVEEMKTLIGPARTDTKQDYEHLGLGTPPPLLRQNSAGRPPSSTGRHTDDEGSLRRRAVKPPTGFSPKTRNGRDLCCHSSNGSLPRDVRDPTPPRSEGSPIHGYTSVEVTNV